In Microbulbifer sp. GL-2, the following are encoded in one genomic region:
- a CDS encoding glutathione S-transferase family protein: MKIYEFASAPNCRRVRMYLAEKGIDVEFAPVDITKGENLTPEFRSKDINKKVPVLQLDDGTHIAESVAIQRYFEELHPSPPLFGRNAKEKALVEMWTRRADFNLMLSVGMCFQHVSGFFKDRMNVYPEFGEDAGKRAMKFMGVLNDHFSDHEYLIDDYFSVADIGMVCSLDFGKVQNLRPDAEKHPHLIRWREQLKLRPSFKA, translated from the coding sequence ATGAAAATCTATGAGTTTGCGAGCGCACCCAATTGCCGCCGGGTTCGTATGTACCTGGCAGAAAAAGGCATCGATGTTGAGTTTGCTCCGGTGGATATTACCAAAGGGGAAAACCTCACCCCGGAGTTTCGCAGCAAGGATATCAATAAAAAAGTGCCCGTATTGCAACTGGATGACGGCACCCATATCGCGGAATCCGTGGCAATCCAGCGTTACTTCGAGGAACTACACCCGAGTCCGCCTCTATTTGGGCGCAATGCCAAAGAAAAAGCACTGGTAGAAATGTGGACTCGCCGCGCTGACTTCAATTTAATGTTGTCTGTAGGAATGTGCTTCCAGCATGTTTCAGGGTTTTTTAAAGACCGTATGAATGTCTACCCGGAATTTGGAGAAGATGCCGGCAAGCGTGCAATGAAGTTTATGGGCGTGCTGAACGATCACTTTTCTGATCACGAGTACCTGATTGACGATTATTTTTCAGTTGCGGATATAGGTATGGTTTGCAGCCTGGATTTTGGTAAGGTACAAAACCTGCGACCGGATGCCGAAAAGCACCCCCACCTGATCCGCTGGCGCGAACAACTTAAACTGCGGCCCAGCTTCAAGGCCTGA
- a CDS encoding amidohydrolase family protein, producing MTTSAKRNSFFHRTAIALAICAGFFSLQVSAESIAIYAGKLFDSTNGKLLEDRTIHIVDGRIESVQKGFAKRDRESLVDLRDYTVLPGLMDMHSHLTYEFGPRAYMESYTWNPADFTLRGVDAANRTLQAGFTTIRNLGDHDNVTVSLRRAIEAGTIEGPRIFTAGKSIATTGGHADPTNGRREDLVGSPGPVDGVVDGPISARKAIRQRYKDGADLIKITATGGVLSVAKSGQNPQFMQDELEAIVSTAKDYGFTVAVHAHGKEGMIRAIRAGVDSIEHGTYMDEEVMNLMRRNNTWFVPTLMAGEWVTEKSAIEGFLPEIVRPKAATMGPLMQETFSKAYKRGVNIAFGTDTGVTRHGENAREFILMVQGGMSPADAIRSATWNAAQLLQVQDELGSISEGKIADIIAVAGDPLKDISELQRVQFVMKEGKVFKEPNEPSVEVFIEGEVEG from the coding sequence ATGACAACAAGTGCCAAGAGAAACAGCTTCTTTCACCGCACTGCCATCGCCCTGGCGATTTGTGCCGGTTTTTTCAGCCTGCAGGTATCTGCGGAGAGTATCGCTATCTACGCGGGAAAACTGTTTGATAGCACTAATGGAAAACTACTGGAAGATCGCACTATCCATATTGTCGATGGCCGTATTGAATCAGTGCAAAAAGGTTTTGCAAAGCGGGATAGGGAGTCTCTGGTAGATCTGCGCGACTACACGGTACTGCCGGGGCTGATGGATATGCACAGCCACCTTACTTACGAGTTTGGTCCCCGTGCCTATATGGAGTCCTATACCTGGAACCCAGCGGATTTTACTTTGCGAGGCGTTGATGCGGCCAACCGCACTTTGCAAGCCGGTTTTACCACCATTCGCAATCTGGGGGACCACGATAATGTCACCGTGAGCCTGCGCCGGGCTATTGAAGCAGGCACGATTGAGGGGCCGAGAATTTTTACCGCGGGTAAGTCGATCGCCACTACCGGCGGTCACGCGGACCCGACCAATGGACGTCGTGAGGATTTGGTTGGCAGCCCTGGCCCCGTTGATGGTGTTGTCGATGGACCAATCTCTGCGCGCAAAGCGATTCGCCAGCGCTACAAGGACGGTGCAGATTTGATCAAAATCACTGCTACCGGTGGTGTTTTGAGTGTCGCAAAAAGTGGGCAAAATCCGCAATTTATGCAGGATGAGCTGGAGGCTATCGTCTCTACGGCCAAGGACTATGGGTTTACCGTAGCGGTGCATGCCCACGGTAAGGAAGGAATGATCCGCGCTATCCGCGCTGGAGTGGATTCTATTGAGCATGGGACTTATATGGATGAAGAGGTGATGAACCTGATGCGGCGCAACAATACCTGGTTTGTGCCGACCTTGATGGCAGGGGAGTGGGTGACTGAAAAATCAGCAATTGAGGGATTCCTGCCAGAAATTGTACGACCCAAGGCGGCGACCATGGGTCCGCTTATGCAGGAAACTTTTTCCAAGGCGTACAAGCGCGGGGTAAACATTGCCTTTGGGACCGATACCGGAGTAACTCGACACGGGGAGAATGCGCGGGAATTTATCCTGATGGTGCAGGGTGGAATGAGTCCTGCTGATGCAATCCGCTCCGCAACCTGGAATGCAGCACAATTACTACAAGTCCAGGATGAACTGGGTAGTATTAGTGAAGGCAAGATTGCCGACATTATTGCGGTGGCAGGTGATCCCCTTAAAGATATTTCTGAATTGCAACGAGTGCAGTTTGTGATGAAGGAGGGGAAAGTATTCAAAGAGCCCAATGAGCCCTCTGTTGAAGTATTTATTGAAGGCGAAGTCGAGGGTTGA
- a CDS encoding aspartate/glutamate racemase family protein yields the protein MKLHLLNPNTTESMTLLMAGAASRVASPGTEIIPTTAKIGFPYISSRVEAEIIASDVFETIAEHHTQVDAVIISAFGDPGLIGARQLFDIPVIGVAEAAMLTACSLGQRFSIVTFSDRLTEWFCDGVRRASLEQRFTGIRLPREDFQSIETVQEELGETLVKLVEEAVLIDKADVAILAGGPLAGLAAKVSERLPIPVVDPVPAAVVLAEGLVRLRPGIARAGGFARPPAKDTFGLPDKLARRIEHTD from the coding sequence ATGAAACTGCACCTCCTTAACCCAAACACAACAGAATCGATGACGTTGCTCATGGCGGGCGCCGCATCAAGGGTTGCATCACCTGGTACCGAAATCATACCAACTACCGCCAAGATTGGTTTTCCTTACATCTCAAGTCGGGTTGAAGCCGAGATCATCGCTAGCGACGTCTTTGAGACGATCGCCGAGCACCACACCCAAGTAGATGCAGTTATCATCTCTGCTTTCGGGGACCCAGGTCTCATTGGCGCCCGTCAATTATTCGACATTCCGGTGATCGGCGTTGCTGAAGCGGCCATGCTGACCGCGTGCTCACTTGGCCAACGCTTCTCAATTGTCACATTCAGCGACCGCCTGACAGAATGGTTTTGCGACGGCGTGCGGCGCGCCAGTCTCGAACAGCGCTTCACAGGCATTCGCCTACCCCGCGAGGACTTTCAATCTATCGAAACGGTACAGGAGGAGCTTGGCGAAACCTTGGTGAAACTCGTCGAAGAAGCCGTGCTTATTGACAAGGCAGATGTTGCAATACTCGCCGGAGGACCGCTTGCAGGACTTGCGGCTAAGGTTTCTGAACGCCTGCCAATCCCGGTCGTGGACCCAGTACCAGCCGCAGTTGTATTAGCAGAGGGGCTTGTACGGCTCCGCCCCGGCATTGCCCGTGCGGGCGGGTTTGCGCGCCCACCCGCGAAGGACACATTCGGCCTCCCCGACAAACTCGCCAGGCGGATAGAACATACTGACTGA
- a CDS encoding SIMPL domain-containing protein produces the protein MKLVKFSTITLLALLVTACGNGQAPSERGTLVSIAAHGEASQVPDVANLSVGVVTEAQDSKKAMRDNAEQMDSLMAAIKKAGIAKKDIQTSGVSLSPRYHYQQNKKPKIVGYNARNTVSIKVRKLDELGEVLDSLAAAGANQINGPSFEIGEPGPVKAEAREKALVDAQERATIYAKALGMKVRRIVSISENGNGGMPRPMMLRSDMASSKESASTPIAPGETTLSVNLELVFELED, from the coding sequence ATGAAGTTAGTAAAATTCTCAACAATCACACTGCTCGCCCTGCTTGTCACCGCTTGCGGAAATGGGCAGGCCCCTTCAGAACGGGGAACCCTGGTCTCTATTGCGGCTCATGGTGAAGCAAGCCAGGTACCAGATGTAGCCAATCTTTCCGTAGGCGTAGTAACCGAGGCCCAAGATAGCAAAAAGGCCATGCGCGATAACGCTGAGCAAATGGACTCTCTGATGGCGGCAATAAAGAAAGCCGGCATTGCCAAAAAGGATATCCAAACCAGCGGTGTGAGCCTCTCCCCCCGCTACCATTACCAGCAGAACAAAAAACCGAAAATAGTCGGTTATAATGCGCGTAATACAGTAAGCATTAAAGTGCGCAAACTGGATGAGCTGGGCGAGGTTCTGGACAGTCTTGCCGCCGCCGGAGCAAATCAAATAAACGGTCCCAGCTTTGAAATTGGTGAACCGGGCCCAGTCAAGGCGGAAGCTCGTGAAAAGGCGCTTGTAGATGCCCAGGAGCGCGCAACTATCTATGCAAAAGCGCTGGGGATGAAAGTTCGTCGAATTGTCAGCATCTCCGAGAATGGCAACGGCGGTATGCCGCGTCCAATGATGCTGCGCAGCGATATGGCCTCATCAAAAGAAAGTGCCTCCACCCCAATTGCTCCCGGTGAGACAACCCTTTCCGTTAACCTGGAGTTGGTATTCGAGCTGGAAGACTAA